The Lycium ferocissimum isolate CSIRO_LF1 chromosome 1, AGI_CSIRO_Lferr_CH_V1, whole genome shotgun sequence genome includes a region encoding these proteins:
- the LOC132064195 gene encoding uncharacterized protein LOC132064195, whose protein sequence is MASYEALNGRNCMSASGWFEVEEANLFGPDLVHQAIEKQVVHPVFHVSMLRKCIRDPSKIVPFDDLQVTENLTCEEEPIAILDPQVRRLKNKEVASVKVLWRSKDWEEMTWDAEAEIMSKYPHLFPVTGDTIKKESLQGCIVSANNLQDLQIGSVAGRKLASLQLQKTLY, encoded by the exons ATGGCTTCGTATGAGGCTTTAAATGGCAGGAACTGTATGTCTGCTTccggatggtttgaagtcgaAGAAGCAAACTTATTCGGGCCAGACCTTGTTCATCAAGCTATTGAGAAG CAAGtggttcatccagtttttcatgtgtccatgttgaggaaaTGTATTAGAGATCCCTCCAAAATCGTACCTTTCGATGATTTACAAGTTACAGAAAATCTGACATGCGAGGAAGAACCAATTGCTATTCTTGATCCACAGGTCCGCAGACTCAAAAACAAAGAGGTGGCTTCAGTGAAGGTTCTATGGAGGAGTAAAGATTGGGAAGAGATGACGTGGGATGCCGAAGCAGAAATTATGTCCAAGTATCCCCATTTATTCCCTGTCACAGGTGATACTATTAAGAAGGAATCCCTTCAAGGCTGTATTGTATCCGCAAATAACTTACAAG ACTTACAAATTGGAAGTGTGGCAGGCAGGAAATTAGCAAGTCTCCAATTGCAGAAAACACTTTACTAA